A stretch of Candidatus Peregrinibacteria bacterium DNA encodes these proteins:
- the prmC gene encoding peptide chain release factor N(5)-glutamine methyltransferase, whose amino-acid sequence MTLTVSDILKYSKGLDLLKEVETLLCDYLEIDNVELFLTRDKEIPKNIETLIQMNIDTLKEGYPLAYIRGKVNFYGLEFIVNKNVLIPRRDTEIIVNEAIGCIKKLNKLVRMLELGVGSGCISISIANEFSLPDQLSILGIEKSEEALQVANENVKKHKLENIIELSEGDLLDGIDDEFDILVANLPYVDLNAQLGSGVREHEPHMALFADDGGLALYRQVLEQIADKGMKFKYILFEIGFDQGEGAIELCKSLACEYEVSVVKDLEGRDRVVFLSSCKIS is encoded by the coding sequence GTGACCTTAACTGTTTCAGACATATTGAAATATTCAAAGGGTCTCGACCTTCTAAAAGAAGTCGAGACTCTTTTGTGTGATTATCTTGAAATTGATAATGTTGAATTGTTTTTGACTCGTGACAAAGAAATCCCAAAAAATATAGAAACTCTTATTCAGATGAATATTGATACTTTGAAAGAGGGTTATCCACTGGCTTATATTCGTGGGAAGGTAAACTTTTATGGGCTCGAATTTATAGTAAATAAAAACGTTCTTATTCCGCGTAGGGATACGGAAATAATAGTAAATGAGGCCATTGGTTGTATAAAAAAGTTGAACAAACTAGTGCGGATGCTTGAACTTGGCGTCGGCTCTGGATGTATTTCTATATCTATTGCAAATGAGTTTAGTTTACCTGATCAACTTTCTATTTTAGGTATCGAGAAAAGTGAAGAGGCCCTGCAGGTTGCAAATGAAAACGTAAAAAAACATAAACTTGAAAATATTATTGAGCTTTCTGAGGGTGATCTTTTGGATGGGATAGATGATGAGTTTGATATTCTTGTTGCGAACCTTCCATATGTTGACTTAAATGCTCAGTTAGGATCCGGGGTACGTGAACATGAACCACATATGGCTTTATTTGCAGATGATGGCGGCTTGGCATTGTATAGGCAGGTTCTTGAGCAGATTGCTGATAAAGGTATGAAATTTAAATATATTTTATTTGAAATTGGTTTTGATCAGGGGGAGGGTGCGATAGAATTGTGCAAGAGTTTGGCCTGCGAATATGAAGTGAGTGTTGTGAAGGATTTGGAGGGTAGGGATAGGGTGGTATTTCTATCATCTTGCAAAATTTCTTAG